The region TTTCACCATAGCGATACCTCCCACATTTACGTGAAAATGACTTATGGAATATGGTTAGACTTGGTTTGCTGCTTATTATAGTAGCTAATCCGAGTAAATTCTGTTGGAAATAGTGGAATCTAGccaaatcattaaaaattatttgcatttcagatgctgcatttctggggttttggggtgggttttttgttttgttttgtttttttaaggtctTGCAAAAACAGTGATTTTGAGAGATTTCCATCTTTCTCTTTGGGGTGAGGCAAACAATGTTTTGAATACAGAGGGCTGTCAACTAcaccaactggaaaaaaaaagtcagtactgttttttttttaaatagtatttttgttgttattaggGCAGCAGATGAAATaatggaatggaaaaaattcttttcgTAATGGATAAGGTCTTTATGAGCAggagcttttgtttttcatgtaatttgtgaaaggaaaacagtgttCAGCAGATGAAAACAGAGCCTAGGCTttaagctgctgttttcctcttgaatttttttttgcctttgtcaAAAACAGCTAAattgttttgatattttatgATGAAGATGCAGTTTTGAAATGGCTGTCTCAGTAGCACTGTTTTAGAGTACTTTTTATTTGCGGTTTACAGGtgtaatgtaaataaaaacacttcaaaTCTGGGAAGAAAAGACAACTGAGAAAGCAATCACATTTATCAAAGGAAACAAACTTAGCTCTTCATCACCTGGgttctttttttagcatttgcttccagatttttttacaTAGCTGGGAAGGCCTATTGTTAAATATAAGCTTTGCTTTTCAAGTTCTACTGATGTAAAATGATGTGCAGAAGTTGGAGAGACCTATATTTGGATTTCTTTATGAAATAGTTAGTACCTATGCAGAAGATATGCTGtctaaaatggagagaaaaaaagcacatgtgGTTATTTAGGAATGACAAAGAGTTGAAATTAACATTGACAGTTAActatacagattttttttttttcctttattgcagGAACTGAAGCTTGCTCTTTGAAAGGTGCAGTGCTGTGAAAACCGTTACTGACTGTAGAAAAATGGACGTGTTGCAGATACTACGTAAAACCACCGAGCGCTTAGAGTGTGATCACTGCAGCTTCAGAGGAACGGACTATGAAAATATACAAATTCATATGGGTACCATACACCCAGAGTATTGTGATGAAATGGATGCTGCTGGTTTGGGTAAACTTATATTTTATCAAAAAAGTGCAAAACTGTTTCACTGCCACAAATGTTTCTTTACCAGCAAGATGTATTGCAACGTATATTACCACATCACGGCACAACATGCAGCACCTGAGAAGTGGAATGAGGAGCGGAAAGAACAGGTAGAAGGAGATTCAGATTCCTCCAAAAAAAGTGTCACGTTGGAGCCACAGAAACCTACCCTTTCCCCCGAGTTGCGGAAACCTGCCCTTTCTCCTGAACTCCCCAAATCTGAACCTGTTGTTTCCCCCAAGCTTCAGAAATCGTCAGTGTCCCCAGAGCCCCAGAAGTTGGCTCAGGCGACTTCCTCAGAGCCAGAGAAGTCAGCCCAGGCCGTGTCCCCAGATCCAGAAAAGTCAGCCCAGGCCACATCTCCAGATCCGGAGAAGTTAGTCTCAGCCGTATCCCCAGACTCAGAGAAGCCGTCCCCTGCTGTGTCCCCAGACCCACAGAAACCATCCCCTGCTGTATCCCCGGACCCGCAGAAGCCATCTCCTGCTGTGTCCCCCGACCCTCAGAAGCCAGCCCCGGCTGTGTCTCCAGAGCCGCGTCGGCATTCCCCGGCTGTGTCTCCAGAGCCGCGTCGGCATTCCCCGGCTATTTCTCCAGAGCCCCGTCGGCATTCCCCTGCTGTATCACCCGAGCCCCGCCGCCATTCTCCCGCTGTGTCTCCGGAGCCCCGCAGATACTCCCCAGCAGTGTCACCAGAGCCAAAGAAACCTCCTCCAGCAGTATCCCCTGAACCACGAAGGTATGCCCCAGCTGGGTCTCCTGAGCCCCGGAGACATCCTTCTCAAATGCGTAGgcctgcttctgcttcttctccTGAAACCCGGAGGCCTGCTCCTGCAGTTTCGCCAGAGTCGTGGAGACCTGGTCCGACTGTTTCCCCTGAACCCTGGAGATCTACACCTCACGAAGTGCAGAAGTCTTCCACGGTTTCTCCCTGGGCTCCAAAGCCTGCCATGTCAGTGTCCGTAGAATCCCGGAGGGCTGCCCCCGAGTCCCGAAGGCCTGGCCCCGTTGTGTCGCCAGAACCTAGGAGGCTTGTTTCCGACTCGTGGAAATCTACGTCCTTTTCCGAATCCCAGAAGTCTACTCTTGTTTCTTCTGAGCCATGGAAACCCATCTCATCTGTTTACCCTGAAGGCTGGAAACCTGTTCTGTCCCCTGACACCTGGAAGCATTCTCCCCCTGTTTCTCCTGAGCTTCGAAAGTCTGGTCACACCGTTTCCTCTGACTCTTGGAAGCCGCCTTTCTTTCCTGAGGTCCGAAAGCCTGGTGCTTCGGTATCTCCTGAATCTTGGAAACTCTCTGAGTCCCGGAAatctatgtatttttctgaaactcaGAAATCCACATCTGCTGCTTCGTCTGAGGTTCAGAAACGGGCTCATTTCCCTGAACCTCGGAAAAGAGCTCTGTTCCCAGAGTCTCGTAAACCTAATCCTGC is a window of Buteo buteo chromosome 25, bButBut1.hap1.1, whole genome shotgun sequence DNA encoding:
- the CHAMP1 gene encoding chromosome alignment-maintaining phosphoprotein 1, giving the protein MDVLQILRKTTERLECDHCSFRGTDYENIQIHMGTIHPEYCDEMDAAGLGKLIFYQKSAKLFHCHKCFFTSKMYCNVYYHITAQHAAPEKWNEERKEQVEGDSDSSKKSVTLEPQKPTLSPELRKPALSPELPKSEPVVSPKLQKSSVSPEPQKLAQATSSEPEKSAQAVSPDPEKSAQATSPDPEKLVSAVSPDSEKPSPAVSPDPQKPSPAVSPDPQKPSPAVSPDPQKPAPAVSPEPRRHSPAVSPEPRRHSPAISPEPRRHSPAVSPEPRRHSPAVSPEPRRYSPAVSPEPKKPPPAVSPEPRRYAPAGSPEPRRHPSQMRRPASASSPETRRPAPAVSPESWRPGPTVSPEPWRSTPHEVQKSSTVSPWAPKPAMSVSVESRRAAPESRRPGPVVSPEPRRLVSDSWKSTSFSESQKSTLVSSEPWKPISSVYPEGWKPVLSPDTWKHSPPVSPELRKSGHTVSSDSWKPPFFPEVRKPGASVSPESWKLSESRKSMYFSETQKSTSAASSEVQKRAHFPEPRKRALFPESRKPNPAVSTDAQKRAVFSEPQNQVSTSAVSTEGQKHALCSEAQKSALVSSEVQKHALFSEAQKLAPISSEVQESTSFPESQKSASPEIQKHGLFTESQKSTPSVSPENPKQAVFTDSQRSAVSPDVQKHAVFSEMQKPAAALSSDVQRHVETTVPSEIQKNILFSEPHKSAPGFSSEPQTPSESGESDFLSHSLDDQKPLDDLFSQDEQSILAKESPEDMLYSCPKKKPKKENQENSDSELNSSECGKTDMDSMEIKEQESNSDQEQYDMESSDYGKESKIDATTPVQPQCVLQFTEEKEAFISEEEIAKYMKRGKGKYYCKICCCRAMKKGAVLHHLVNKHNVQSPYKCKICGKAFLLESLLKNHVAAHGQSLLKCPRCNFESNFPRGFKKHLTHCQSRHSDDTPKKHLDSLEPLEEQI